The sequence below is a genomic window from Nakaseomyces glabratus chromosome F, complete sequence.
ATCTAcgttatatttataaaattaTTAAGTAATTAATCAATCACTAAAGCTAACAGTTATTTTCTTATCCATGAGCACGCTCTCCGATGTCACCTAACATGGGTAACGATGCTTATCCGTAGTCCATGGTTACTTAATGCATGCTCTAAGAGTAAATGACAGGGATGTATATGCACCTGCAACGTTTGTAACCAAGTGCACTTGCACTATTGCTAACTCCAGTTTTTGTACTTCAAGAGCACCATTGTTTCCATTGTGTAAAAGAAATGTTGCTGCTGAAAAAatgctgaaaaaaaaaagaaagagctGAAAACGTGGAAATATCGAGATGAGCTAACCAGAAATGACAATTTCTTCCGATGAATAAGCTCTCTTAGAAGTCTTCCACATATTATGAGGTTTAATAGCTGATATATATAGTTATAAATTCTCTTTTGTACAGCAAATAATCACggatattttttcaaatacaaCAGGACTTGAGCACGAGGCATATAGTACTAGAGAGGgttatatcttttttgTGAAATACTTGATAGAAGATAAGAACTTGACTTACCATCtgataaagaaatatattactAGACTTTGattgttatttttattgaCACACCCTTTTGAGAAAGTTTCTTGcgttatatttattttacaGAAAGGCGCTGAGATATTATTAGCTATGCCATACGCAGGGACTTCAGACTCGTCTAGAGCTGCTTTCAAGGCGTTTCAAGAGAAGCATATCACCAAGGATACCATATTTAATAAGAAGTTTGATCTTGCGTCGATACCGTCATCTGCATCTGCGTCCGATACATCTTTGAGTTTCAAGAATATAAGCCGAGGTAACTCCTATGTGGATCTTCAAAGGCCTAGTCCTTTTTATAGGCATGAGAATGGATCTTCGGAATCAGTTAAAAGTAGCTCAGAAAAATTTGACTACAAAGAGCTTATATCACTTCCTAATGAGTCTACACATGCATACTCATGTAATCCTTTGTCTCCGATTTCGCTGTACGTTAGACTATCTATCCTAAAGAGAGCTTTAGATATCATGGCTAATGACCCCGATATGCTAGAAGAGAGTAAAGCGGTAGAGCCTTTAAAGAGAATGAAGGCATCTAATACAGCAGATGTTACCCATGTAGCACACTTGCAGGAAATGATTAAtgagaaaaataatgaagagGACATGGTAACTTTGCCAAAGAGAGGGAGTGTTACCAAATGGAACTCTCATGCAGCTACTTTAGAGGCATTTGTATCGAATAGCATGGATAAAAGTGCTCAACCTAATAGCAAATATGGGGATCTCACAAATGAAGATTCACAAATCCCAGAAAGGCCAGTGCAAATGCAAAGAGCGGTATCATTGGCAGTTTTACCGCAGAGTATATCTAATCATAGCAATAATTCACCGTTCAAAAAGGATTTTAATTTTCGTGGGACCCAATCTGGCACTAAATTCAGACATAATAAAGACATATTGGAAGGTTTACGAAAACTTTTGGATGATacattagaaaaaaaatcaatgagCAACGCATCAAAGTTGCATAAATTATCACTCTTAAATATTGACAAGTTGGACCTGACTTCGGTACCAACAGATGGCAATGATGATACAATCAATGATGTGGAAGAAAAAGGGAACAAGTTAAAACGGGCTTTACTAGACAGTTTAGCCGAACCCTTCATTGAATTTGGTCGTGAAAACGATAATATGCAGGACGAtcaatataaaaaattaaatgaacAAGATCTGAATATCAACATGTCTGAAGTGGTACGGCAATATCGCTATAATAAAGTGTTGCATCCTTTTACTTCAGGAAAGAACTCTGCACCACAAGCAATTTTTACCTGTTCTGATCAACATCCCTGGAACTTTAAAGCTGCAAACGATTTGGCGTGTTTGACTTTTGGTATTAACAAAAATGTCCTGAAAGCTTTAACTCTCCTTGATCTTATTCACACAGATTGTAGAAATTTTGCTCTGAATAAACTCATTAGTATTCAAGATGATCAAGATATTGTTTTTAGTGGGGAAATTATAGCCATAGTACAACCTAATTCAGAAAATAAGGCTGGATTGATATGGGCAACCATTTGGGcaagaagaataaaagGTTCCTTGGTTTGTGTTTTTGAGAAGATTCCATGTGATTACGCAGATATTATGTTAAATTTAGATGACTTTTCCGTTGAAAACATTAACGATTCTACCGGTTTGCTTTCCAACCTTGACCAAAATacagaaaatgatattacAGTAACCGAAAGTGAtgaattagaaaaaaagaagactGTGAAATTTGCAAACGAAGTACATGATATCAAAAAAGTGAGTAAGTCCTTATCGAAACTAATTAAAGACGTATGTACAGGAAATTATGATATGGATGAGGATGATAAGTTAGTACCACTGTCAATTCGGGTATCGAATGAGATtaatagaagaagatactTTACATTAAATCATTCAAATTATAACATATCATGTGCTGTATCCTCGTCTGTGTTGGAAAATGAGCTAAAACTGAAGATTCATAGTGCCGCTTATCAAGTTGGTTTGTTCATTattgaaagagaaacttTGAAGCTTGTTTCTTGTAACAAATCAATCTGCAAGAATATGTTTGGTTATCATACTTCTGAAATTATCAACTCTGATATTACTACCTTGATTCCTGATCTCGCCAAAATTCTTGCCTTTATTCAATATCAGTATCCGATTTTAGACTTCAGTGCTGAAGAGAACAGAGGATTGGTTCTTACTGAGCATTTTTTCAGAAAGATTGTTTCTGAAATGCATTCTGATCCTGGAAGCTTTTACTCTTCTGTTGGGTTGGATGGGCTTCATAAAGACGGAAATAACATTAAGGTTGATTTTCAAATTAGAGTATTGGATGAAAATATCTTTCTATTATGGATTTCTCAAACAAGAGACCTgttatttgaaaattatgATTCGAATCCTTCTCAGCTAAGCATGTTGAAAGAGAGTGAACTTTCACTAGTTAGCAGTAGAAGTAGTTCGTCGTCCTCAAAGAGGCCAACTGAATGTTTAGCGTTATCTGCGCTAAAGAGAATTGATAGCTTGGCTATTGCTGATCAAGGTATAGAAGATGAAACTTGTGAGCATAATGAAAACAGATGTAATTCTATCGAAAAACAGTCCGTGGCTATTTCTAATAGTAATAAAGAAGCACATCCACCAAAAAATAGTGAACTAAAAAATACTGTcgatattattgataatgATCTGATTTCTGATCCTACAATCAGAGCAAATATCGAATTGGCTAGAAGATATACAAATAACAAATCAGATTTTGTCAAGGAAGATAATTTTAaacttgatgaagaaatgataaagaaaattgtAAACACGGAGATTCCAGAGGTGGCTAATGCTGACTCTAACTTAGCGCCGGAAGAACTCTTGAAGGTGTTGAACATAAAAGAACCAATTGTGATTGGGGCCcaaaaaaggaagaaaaagtACTCCGATTTTGTTGTCCTACAAAAGATGGGAGAAGGGGCATATGGAAAAGTTAACTTATGTATtcacaaagaaaagaaatatattgttGTGATTAAGATGATTTTCAAGGAAAGAATTTTGGTGGACACCTGGGTTAGAGATAGAAAACTAGGTACCATTCCATcagaaattcaaatattagCGACAATTAATAAGAGACCTCACGAGAACATTCTTGGTTTGTTGGActtctttgaagatgacgatTACTACTACTTAGAAACTCCTCCTCACGGTCAAACTGGTAGTGTAGATTTATTTGACATCATTGAGTTCAAGTCAAACATGACTGAATTTGAAGCAAAATTGATCTTTAAGCAAATTGTTAGCGGTATCAAGCATTTGCACGACCAAGGGATTGTTCATAGAGATATAAAGGATGAAAATGTTATTGTTGACTCCAAGGGTTTTGTAAAGTTGATTGATTTTGGTTCTGCTGCCTACGTGAAAAGTGGTCCCTTCGATGTTTTCGTTGGTACTATTGACTATGCTGCTCCGGAGGTTCTTGGTGGTAATCCATATGAGGGCAAATCGCAAGACATATGGGCCATCGGTATCTTATTGTATACTTTGATCTACAAGGAAAATCCATTTTACAATATAGATGAGATATTAGAAGGAGAACTTAGATTCAATGATAGCGCGGATGTTAGTCAGGAATGTAAAGCATTGATTACAAAGATATTAAATCGCTGTGTTCGTAAAAGGCCAACAATTGACGAGATTTGCCAAGATGTATGGcttcaaatttaaaaaaaaaatgtctGGTACATTATTCTGTGTGCTGTTGAATTTGTAACTACGTTCCTTAGTAGTGGTGGAGCAATGTGTTTGTATCAAGGATAGAAAACAGATACTCTACATTGGgttataaatttttttgatttcattttcgAGGTTTGGATATATTTAATTGAAGttttcattcaattttttttttttttgctgtaTTGACCTTGTTTAACAACTTTAAATTTGCATTTAGTTGAATTGCTTTTGTTATTgaattttagtttttttattcacaTAATTTTTTACATAATACCGTTTATATTGCATGATTTTAATACTAATGACTAACTAATTTGTTATGAGAAGTAACGCAACAACAGTTGTTACCACAAATACTAATTTGAAGTAGTAGCATATCCTCGAGGTTTTTTATCAGGTTCTTCCTTACCAACTGCTCGTCGGTTTAAAGTTGGGTTTTCCGAACATCGGGGTTACTGGCCTTTAAAAAATAAGGTTAAATACAGCTTTAAATGTCATACAATGTGTATATGCAATGACTCAATTTGATATCGGTAAGGATATAATCAGTTAGTTACCAGAATTACAGATGCAGTTAAAGGAAGATACGGTGAACATGTCTAACGTTTTGCCAGAATCTACCATGACCACAGTTCAGAATCTGCtggatgatgatgattttaGTGATGAGCCTGCTATGAGTCCCTATcaaaatgatgataatacCAGCGATGAGTACTACAATTGTTTAGATTTATTTATCAAGGGAGAGCCTAAGCAGTGTTTGGAAGCTATGCTGAGCTGTGGCTTGCTAAATGAATCCCAGATTTTTCAGAACATGGACAGCGTGGAGTTATTCATTAATGCATGCTCTAGGGTATCAGACTTGGCAACTCTAGGTATATCTTTGCAAAACAAGATCATACAGCTGTTTATTTATAGTGAGATTCTAGAATTTGTACGACGCAATTCCCCAGCTGCATCTGCCTTGGCGTTAATTACAAAACTCCATGGTAATATAATTAGAGCTATCGGGCTAATGAGAGGAAGTAGAGATGAACGTTATCAAATAATAGCTGATGAGAAAGATGCATTGATCCATGATATTGGATTTCATGTCAAGAAACGGACAAACGAGAGTAGGAGGCAATATAATGTGGAAATGTTGATGCTTGCAGAATTATATCTATTTGATGTCCAGATACAGCTAGAGGGCAAGAAAAAATCACCAAAATTATATGAGGATCTTTGTGACAAAGTATTGCAATTAAAGAGTGTCTTTGATGAGACAGTGCTTGACGAAAAGCCACTTAGTCAGATTATATTGGCTAAGTTGGAACAAAAGAAGGATTCGgtagagaaaaagaagtcaTCTTCTCGAAAGAGTCTTAGAGAGAGTACAAAAGTGTTACAAGCAATACCCACGCCGTCTGACGAGGTTCGAGATCAAATAAAGATGGATAACTTGGCATTATCTAAGGGAGCATTCAGCTCTATTACGAGTCACATTCCCCAAAAATGGTTAAAAGCTTTAACCACCCAAAAATGGATTTATAAAAACATGAAACAGCTCTCATTGGTGCTAGTTGTAGCGGTTATCTTACTGGTTAAAAGGTATAGAATGATTACAAAATGGTTTGGAGAGATCCCTTCAACATTATCTCAATTAAAACCTGCCATAGTTGAAATCCTACGCTTGCTATCCAGCCTATAGATCGACTATAATAACCATGTCACAGTACCCTTTATTAgcttcaaataaaaatattaatcaCTGTAATTACCTTTGACAATGGATTGGCAAATATATTGGATGGTTAAATGCAACTCCATGTACATGACTCTACAGAAGTAGGTAAACTTTATATTCTACATcatatatatcatatataacGAAGTATATTTTGCTTGTTATTTTTCTCAAGAAGTTTTGTTAGTTGTGAAATCCGCAAAGGCACCTTTTGCCAGGTTTCAGTTCGAACACCAGTTCTCTAATCTCGAACAAACAATTGAACCACATCTACATAAACTGAGGATGTTTCTTGCATTGTTGGATTTAATAGGGACAGGGTCAAGTACTGAAAGTAATAAAAGGTGACATTTTCTGTATATACCACGCGTGAAGGAAGTCAAGTAGACACATACCCGAAAGAAAGCGTGACGTTTGTAACCCTATTCGACAGGTGTGCTGGAAGACTTTGATTTGCTATAGACCTCTTATTTGGTACAAGAAAGAGATAAGCTGACAGGATTCAGTTGCTTAGAGGAAATTATACCAACTGTTAGTTAGGAAACTGCATTTTTGATCAGAAAGGATGGCCGATAATCAGAACGGAAATGAAGGGGATCTGCACCCACTAGCCTTGTTGATGGATGAGTTGAAGCACGATGATATTGCTAATAGGGTTGAGGCCATGAAAAAGTTGGATACCATAGCCATTGCTCTAGGTCCAGAAAGAACTAGGGAGGAATTGATTCCTTTTCTTACTGAAGTGGCCCAAGATGACGAGGATGAGGTCTTCGCCGTCTTGGCTGAGGAATTAGGGAAATTCGTTCCTTTAGTAGGCGGTAGTCAATATATTAATGTCTTATTTCCTACATTGGAAATACTTGCAGCTACAGAGGAGACATTGGTAAGAGAAAAAGCCCTAGCATCTTTGAATAAAGTTGTCAAAGACATGACAATTGAGCAATTACTACATGACTATGTTCCTTTACTGGACAGGTTGGCCAACGCTGACTGGTTCTCATCAAAAGTTTCTGCATGTGGTCTTTTCAAAGTTGTGATAAGTAGGGTCAAGGATGATACATTGAGAAAAAATTTACTGGCTTTATACTCACAATTGATACAAGATGACACACCTATGGTCAGGAGAGCTGCAGCAAGAAACTTACCATCCATTATTGACCAACTACGAGAAAATCCCGGTCTTTCATGTGAAGACGATTGGGAATACGTATCCGAGATGTTCAAGAAAGTTATTACTGATAATCAAGACTCAGTTAAGTTTCTTGCTGTCGAATCATTAATTGCCATTCTTAAATTTTTCAACGCAAAAGGGGACTCTAGTCATACTGAGGCGTTGTTGGCATATGCCTTGAAGCTTGCAAAGGATGAGGCATGGAGAGTAAGATACATGGTAGCTGAGAAATTCGAGGATTTGGCAGATGAGATTTCTCAACTAGACAAAGTTGTTGatcatcttcttgaacCTTTCCTAAGTTTGTGCGAGGACAATGAAGGTGATGTTAGGAAAGCTATTGCTGGCCATGTTAGTGGATTTTCCAAGCACATTAAAGATGCCTCAATAATTGAAGCAAAAATTATTCCAGCTATATACACTCTGAGTATCGATGAAAATGAGACTGTGAGAGCTTCCTTGGCGCAAAGTATAACTGGTATGTCCTCATTACTTCCAAAGGAGAGTGTTACTGAAAACTTGCTTCCAATTGTTCTCAACATGTTAAAAGATGAGTTCCCTGACGTAAGGTTGAATATAATTGCTagtttgaaaaatataaataagGTTGTGGATACTAAAATACTTTCTGAATCACTGATACCTGCAATAAATGAGCTAGCCAAAGATATCAATTGGAGAGTAAGAATGGCTATAATTGACTACTTACCAGTAATTGGTGAACAACTTGGCAAATCTTTCTTTGATGAGCAGTTAATAGACCTGTGCATGACTTTGTTATGGGATCCTGTTTATGCCATCAGAAACGCCACTGTTAAAATTTTAACTAAATTAACTGAGTTTTTCGGATCCGACTGGTGCAGAGATGAAATTCTAACTAAGTTGTTAACAGTTGACGCAGAGACATTAgaaaattttatttacaGGTTTACTGTTTTATCGGCGTTGAGGGAGCTAACTTCAGCTGTAAGTAGTGATATTACCTTGGAGCATATTCTTCCATATATTGTTAAGCTTTCTGATGATAAGGTGCCTAATATAAGATTCAATGTGGCTAAAGCCTACACGGTTATCTgtgaaaatttgaaaaataataaaacaaagaatttgaaagaaattttcgaagaaaaaatgttaccttctttcaagaaattaCAAGGCGATAGCGATGTAGATGTAAAATACTTTGCCAATGAAAATTTGGAAAAGTGTCAGTTGCTGATCAATTAGGCACTCAGAACATCGGAGTTTCAAATTAACATGATAGATCGTATTCATGGAAATATAACTTTGGGGCTCTAACAGAGCTTCGTACATATTAATGAACGGTatttaattaatttataTCGAAAAGAGGatatatttaaatattaatGGATTTAATTTCTATTGCACCTTGAGCTACTCCATATGCTACTAAAGGTCAGTGTGCAAGAGCACCAGTTGCGTATGCTGAACAAGATAGAAGGGAGTGGTTACTTACATGTTTATGTATTCATAGTTCAAGGACCTTCGGCTTTGATGGGGTACTTGTCGCTTTTgagtttctttttcaagtacagaatatattcatcaaaATTCCCTCTTGTGGTTTTGCTTAGTTTCCAAAAAGCTTCGTCTATATCCTCTTCAAATTGAAGTTTCGAGAGAAGCTTTCTATCTCTAGCATTACAAATATCATTGGCTAAACAAATATCACATCTTTTGCCGCGAGCCATGCATATTACTTGACCGAAACCAACTAGCACAGTATTAATTTCGTACCATAAACATTTAGGGAGCCATGTTTGCAATGCCTTTCTGGTATGGTCAGGTGTCttgcatttttttgcatCCACCCATCTCCACATCTTGCAAAGTCTATCAACATGTACATCTACACAAATCCCATCCATCTTACCCCAAGCTCGCTGTAAGGCAAGGTATGTCATCTTAGGCCCGACACCAGGCAGACTTAGCATATCATTGACATTTGTCGGTACATCAGAATCAAAATTATCGCGCAGCATGCGAAcacttttatatatataagttGCCTTCCTTCTATGAAAACCAAcagattttattttctcaTCAATTATTGATTCATCCATCATTAAGACAGATTCCAACGTCATCCCATTGGGATCATGGAGCTCATTGAGGCAGTATCTCATGATATTAAGCATGGCTTCTGCCGTGATCTCATCCTTGGTCTGTGATGATAACATCACTGCGATTAGCAGTTGAAATCTATAGTTTTTCGGAAgtatttgttctttatGCAGCCCACAGTTCTCCGCAATGAATATAGGCATTAATGCACAACCAACTTTATCAACTGGTGTCTTCAGCTGTGCCCTCATTAGTCTAACGCGATTATAAATTGGAATAAAACTCTTGGGTAGCTTAGCTATTTCCAGAGGTTTTAGCCCAAGAGAATCTTCATCAAGGGGTTTTAACCATCGTTGTGGATCCTCACTTGTTCGATCATcaatataatcaaaaaaCGCCTGCGTATCCAAGCTCTTGATCCATTCAATATCCACTTCATCAACAAAGTCTTTGTAGTCACTTACAGGCTCATGCTTGACTGTAACagtttcttcctttttgaaatacttTGATTGGACAACACCTTCTGCTGGATTTCCTTCCACATCTACTTCCAAGTACCTTCTAGTACGCTTTCTTGGTACCATGACAGCCTTCAATGAGTATTCGAATGCTTTTTATAATCTGCTGAAGCTAAGGAACCGTTAAGATTCATGGTATTCACTGTTATGATTCATCTTGACTattagctcatcgcattttaAATCAGCATCATCCGATGCCCAGACAGACTCACAGATAACGGTATgccaaaaaatttcagatTGATTTACGGTTCTACCATAATAACAAAAGAGTACTCTCGATCCAACTATTTGCGGTTTTAATTGCGTTGATCGACAACGTATTTATCAGCTGCTCACCCTGAGAAATAGCTTAACTGTTTTAACGCTCATACGTTGAGTAACACTACCTAGTCTATTTGACCGGAGGGTTTTTCCAAGAACGTTGGTAGAAGTCCCAGCACCTAGGGATTTGATATCGCTTGCTATACCACAAATACTGCTAGCTGAAGCATATCTTCCTGGTAGAGGTATTAGAAAAAGATCATATTCACAGTGGAATACAGCTGTAGAGGAAGCACTGTGTGATAAACGCTTAAAATAAGCGATAGAAGAGAGGTCTAATTAAAGCTTCGACATGCTCGCAAGACAATTTATACCAATTGGTGCAAACGTTTTAAAGAACAGTGCAAAACCATTGTTTACGTTACTAAGTTACAACCTTTTGTCACCCTCATACATGTGGCCTCAGGTGTATACGTATGTGCCTGAGAAATATAAGGATTGGAACTATAGACATAAACTCCTCGAACAGGAGTTGCTAGATAAGTATAGAGCTGACATTATGTGTCTCCAGGAGCTTACATCAGAAGATTATAGTAACTTTTGGAAGAAAGCTCTTCAAACTAACATGAACTACGGGTCAAACTATATTGCCAAAACCCCGCCGCAATATTGGAAGAGACCAGTTGAGCAAATGGACGGTGTTGGCATATTTTACAATCTGGACAAATTTGAGTTCATTTCCAGGTCTGGAATATATCTTAATCAATTACTTGGTGTTTTCAGTAATAATGAATTAGAGTATCTCGAAAAAAAGCCAGTTACATTGACTGATGGGGCCGGTAATCAAGTCGGTGAGCAAAGTTTGCTCCAAATCctaaaatcaaaaaatcaagTGGCTTTATTCGTATCATTAAAACATAAAGAAACCGGTAATGTTTTTGTCGTTATAAATACACATCTGTATTGGAAATACGATGATGTGAAGTTAACTCAATGTATGATCATTATGAGAGAACTGGCTAgaataattgaaaaacaTTTAGTCGGTTTAGAGAATGTAACTGATGACAAGattaaaattttattcACTGGAGATTTAAACTCAACATCAGACTCATTAGTTATAAATTTCTTAAAGGGTCAAATTGTTAGTCATGATAATCTGAATGTTATAAATCCTATGAAGCCTTATTTAGAACATTGTGTCTATGATGATGTACCAGAAGAGTTATTTACTCACACATGTTATTCAGGAAAACTGAAGGGTATTTTTGATTACATATGGTACCACGACACAGACTTCAAATTGAGACGTATACTATCTGGTAGAGAAGTATCTCATGAGCTTGCAGCTTTGAATCAATTTGGTCTACCAAACGAGAATCACCCAAGTGATCATATTCCTTTGTTTACAGAATTTGAGATTCTGTGATACTGGTTGGTTATTAGTAATCTGTTAATCCACCTTAGTTGCtagtattattttgttatGCATATTCCTTTAAAAAAGCTATATTATCATGAACTTTTATTATGTGAATTAATTAAAGTAAACAGTATTTTTATGCTCTGAAAATGCCTTacgattttattttataatttacAATTAGAGAATACTAAAATTCTATTATAGATCATTTTAAAGAACTTAGTTATGAGCGTATTTGCCTGAAATGAAATCCATAATCCCGTTTTGTTATATCGAAcagtattattttttttgttgtgaCTTCTTAAATGCCTGTGATCTCTTAGTAACTCTGCCAGTTTTTGATCTTTCCTTCTTACCTTTCTTCAAAACTGGTTTGCTATCATCTTTTGTGGCTCTGATACCTTCAACGGTAAGTTCCTTCAATAGTTTTGATCTTTCGGCTTTgttcaatatcttctttgCTCTACCTAATTTAGTCTTTTGGCCATCAGTCATGTATTTACCAGATTTCAATGTTGGTTCTACCTTCCTAATATTCTTACACCTCGTTACACGTagctttctcttctttaaATGCTCGTTTTGAGAAATCATCGGCTTCTCATTTAGAAGTAGTGCTTTACTAACACTTTGTAACTCATTGAACTGCACATAAGCAAAACCTTTACCCATGTTCGTCTTTGGGTCTCTAACAATTCTAACATACTCTATAGAGCCACAAGCACCAAAATGTTTCCACAGACTctcctcatcttcttcaaagtcaAGGTTACCAACAAAGACAGATCTTTGCTTGTCATGTGGTGCTGGGTGTGTAATTGAATCCACTCTTAAGTGACGATTACTAAAAACCTGACCGTTTAGCCTTTTAATCAACTTATTCAATAGCGGTGATTGTTCTTTATAGACGATGTAAGCATTCACAGATGCTCTTGATTTGTGCAATTTTTGTTGAACAAAGGCAACCTTTCTAGGTAAAGCGTCTTCAAAAGAGACAGATCTGAATCTTATACTTTGAATTGGtagtttcttgttttcgtcatcatcatctataTTGTTAAATAGTTTTTGGAACAACTTGTAGGTGCtctttgaaataataaCTTCGTTGGACAAGTTACCGACAAAGATAGTTCTAGAGGCCTTCTCGATCTCATCTTCCTTTGtagatttctttgattctttgccttcttcaacaagttTTTCTGGCTCTTCAGGTACTTGTTCAGGAGtctttgtttctttgttcttcttggcTAACTTCTTCTTAGATGGTTTCTTAACTTTCGCATCATCACTTGCGGCATCCTCCATCTTTTCGTCGCCATCAGCGTCTTTGTCAGTCTTCTTGATGACTTCAATCTTTTGAACTTTGATCAAGGGAGTGGCCTTCTTATCTAGCGCATTCGAAGTCTTGAACAACTGACTGACTTTGTCGTCAGTAGCCACTGTTTCTGGGAATAAGTTCATATTGTTTGTACTGGTTCCAAATATGTATTAAGGCTGGCTGCTTGCTCTTTGTAACGTCCAGTATAAACTTACGATCAGATAGAATACAATCTGAAATTTATGAGGTTAAGcaattataataatagcCAGAAATGATATAGCATTTGTACAGGAGGATCAGTGCTCTGTAGCTATTGTGAAGCTTTTGgattttgcgatgagcatcgcggttttccaaaaaattttcagatttttgcaaaatatGGGCATACAGAAGATGATGCTCTACGACAATTTCTGTGAGCGGGTGGTATAAGACAAATCTAAAGGATATAATCATCCGGGCTACATGTGCAGGTGTAACTGTTAGCTGTGCTGCACAATATTGCGCGAGTGATCTTAATGATTAGAACTtcttaatattataatatcgATATAATATGTgagtatatatatctaaTATATGGGGGTTGTAAAAGATAATGTAAGgactatttttattgtattgatgtattttggtttttgtAAATGTTAAGAGACATGAGATAGAAAAagattttaaaaaaaaaataaaccaGTTGTAGAAACCTTGGCGATGGTACAAAATTTTGGGAAGTAAATTGGGCTTTTTGAAATGTGGAGTAAAATGAAACATAGACACAGAGACTTCATAGTCAAGAACCTCGAAAGTGGCCAACGATTAAGATACCCAGAGATAAGGGACGtaaaagaaataagaaaaacCCCTCCCATTTTCATATGAATTTTCTGAGTGTTCTCAATTGCGTAATATCTCACAAATAGTGAATTCTCATAAAATATCATAAAATAGAAGCGGAAGGATTAGATGCTTACTGGTTAAATTTAAGCGATGTCTTTCTTGAATAATTTCCGTCTGTCGAATTAATACCAATTGTTTTGAAGGATTGGTATTTGCTTACCCtgttcaat
It includes:
- the TPD3 gene encoding HEAT repeat domain-containing protein (CAGL0F00957g~Putative serine/threonine protein phosphatase 2A, regulatory chain A), coding for MADNQNGNEGDLHPLALLMDELKHDDIANRVEAMKKLDTIAIALGPERTREELIPFLTEVAQDDEDEVFAVLAEELGKFVPLVGGSQYINVLFPTLEILAATEETLVREKALASLNKVVKDMTIEQLLHDYVPLLDRLANADWFSSKVSACGLFKVVISRVKDDTLRKNLLALYSQLIQDDTPMVRRAAARNLPSIIDQLRENPGLSCEDDWEYVSEMFKKVITDNQDSVKFLAVESLIAILKFFNAKGDSSHTEALLAYALKLAKDEAWRVRYMVAEKFEDLADEISQLDKVVDHLLEPFLSLCEDNEGDVRKAIAGHVSGFSKHIKDASIIEAKIIPAIYTLSIDENETVRASLAQSITGMSSLLPKESVTENLLPIVLNMLKDEFPDVRLNIIASLKNINKVVDTKILSESLIPAINELAKDINWRVRMAIIDYLPVIGEQLGKSFFDEQLIDLCMTLLWDPVYAIRNATVKILTKLTEFFGSDWCRDEILTKLLTVDAETLENFIYRFTVLSALRELTSAVSSDITLEHILPYIVKLSDDKVPNIRFNVAKAYTVICENLKNNKTKNLKEIFEEKMLPSFKKLQGDSDVDVKYFANENLEKCQLLIN
- the NTG2 gene encoding bifunctional N-glycosylase/AP lyase NTG2 (CAGL0F00979g~Ortholog(s) have 5-formyluracil DNA N-glycosylase activity, 5-hydroxymethyluracil DNA N-glycosylase activity, 8-oxo-7,8-dihydroguanine DNA N-glycosylase activity, DNA-(apurinic or apyrimidinic site) lyase activity); the protein is MVPRKRTRRYLEVDVEGNPAEGVVQSKYFKKEETVTVKHEPVSDYKDFVDEVDIEWIKSLDTQAFFDYIDDRTSEDPQRWLKPLDEDSLGLKPLEIAKLPKSFIPIYNRVRLMRAQLKTPVDKVGCALMPIFIAENCGLHKEQILPKNYRFQLLIAVMLSSQTKDEITAEAMLNIMRYCLNELHDPNGMTLESVLMMDESIIDEKIKSVGFHRRKATYIYKSVRMLRDNFDSDVPTNVNDMLSLPGVGPKMTYLALQRAWGKMDGICVDVHVDRLCKMWRWVDAKKCKTPDHTRKALQTWLPKCLWYEINTVLVGFGQVICMARGKRCDICLANDICNARDRKLLSKLQFEEDIDEAFWKLSKTTRGNFDEYILYLKKKLKSDKYPIKAEGP
- the NGL1 gene encoding RNA exonuclease (CAGL0F01001g~Ortholog(s) have mitochondrion localization) produces the protein MLARQFIPIGANVLKNSAKPLFTLLSYNLLSPSYMWPQVYTYVPEKYKDWNYRHKLLEQELLDKYRADIMCLQELTSEDYSNFWKKALQTNMNYGSNYIAKTPPQYWKRPVEQMDGVGIFYNLDKFEFISRSGIYLNQLLGVFSNNELEYLEKKPVTLTDGAGNQVGEQSLLQILKSKNQVALFVSLKHKETGNVFVVINTHLYWKYDDVKLTQCMIIMRELARIIEKHLVGLENVTDDKIKILFTGDLNSTSDSLVINFLKGQIVSHDNLNVINPMKPYLEHCVYDDVPEELFTHTCYSGKLKGIFDYIWYHDTDFKLRRILSGREVSHELAALNQFGLPNENHPSDHIPLFTEFEIL